A genomic stretch from Lathyrus oleraceus cultivar Zhongwan6 chromosome 2, CAAS_Psat_ZW6_1.0, whole genome shotgun sequence includes:
- the LOC127123677 gene encoding serine/threonine/tyrosine-protein kinase HT1 yields the protein MIGWSRIGKPSNLLSALHRIKVLEASANSCLKVDISWIFGLAICWTIWACRNSIIFEVVSFVNFDGLGSSTMLLYKLSLAFSSQNVENMISDNADSDTNDGIVFDIDPSLLVDYDKIVIGDRIGKGSYSLVFKGWYEDRPIAIKAIHKKCKAKFEREVKVLSKIQHTNVVKFIGASVKPSMMIIIELLEGGSLQKTMNNMYPITFSLEQCLSYALDISQAMEYLHSNGIIHRDLKPGNLLLTKDKNNIKLADFGIARDNICDEMTCEAGTYRYMAPEILSKDPLPKGAKKSYDHKVDVFSFAMVLWSMIKNQVPFKDRFDLMAAYDTLKNMRPCLDDFPEDITLLLQTCWMEDPKLRPEFKEITETLIRILHNIHTKKINELSNIKVVEEVDSESEEEISRGKYTLSSFESDKESENILKLENETIKPNGETDDESHSGTMTSLSNSIEKKSKKKSKIKRLFSSCSCIAF from the exons ATGATTGGTTGGTCGCGGATTGGGAAACCTTCTAATTTGTTATCTGCACTTCATCGTATCAAAGTTTTGGAGGCTTCAGCTAACTCTTGTCTTAAGGTGGATATCAGTTGGATTTTTGGATTGGCTATTTGTTGGACTATATGGGCTTGTCGGAATTCTATTATCTTTGAGGTGGTTTCGTTTGTCAATTTTGATGGGTTGG GCTCAAGCACCATGCTCCTTTATAAATTGTCACTCGCTTTTTCGTCACAGAATGTCGAAAACATGATAAGTGACAATGCAGATTCTGATACTAATGATGGTATTGTGTTTGATATTGATCCTAGTTTGCTTGTGGATTATGATAAGATAGTCATTGGTGACAGGATCGGCAAAGGGTCGTACTCTCTTGTATTCAAAGGATG GTATGAAGATCGCCCTATAGCCATTAAGGCTATACATAAAAAATGTAAAGCCAAATTTGAAAGGGAGGTAAAGGTTTTATCTAAGATTCAACATACAAATGTTGTCAAG TTTATTGGAGCTTCCGTAAAACCATCCATGATGATAATCATAGAACTACTAGAAGGTGGTTCACTTCAGAAAACCATGAACAATATGTATCCAATAACTTTTTCATTGGAACAATGTTTGAGTTATGCTCTTGATATTTCACAAGCTATGGAGTATTTGCATTCAAATGGCATCATTCACCGTGATCTCAAACCTG GTAATTTATTGCTTACAAAAGACAAGAATAATATTAAACTTGCTGATTTTGGGATAGCTAGAGATAATATATGTGATGAGATGACTTGTGAAGCTGGTACTTACAGATATATGGCTCCTGAG ATTTTAAGCAAAGATCCACTTCCAAAAGGAGCAAAGAAAAGCTATGATCACAAAGTAGATGTGTTCAGTTTTGCAATGGTTCTTTGGTCTATGATCAAAAATCAAGTTCCATTTAAAGATAGATTTGATTTAATGGCTGCATATGATACATTAAAA AATATGAGACCATGTTTGGATGATTTTCCAGAAGATATAACTCTCTTGCTTCAAACATGTTGGATGGAAGACCCAAAACTTAGACCAGAATTCAAAGAAATCACTGAAACACTCATAAGGATTCTGCATAATATACACACCAAAAAGATTAATGAACtttccaacataaaagttgttgAAGAAGTTGATAGCGAAAGCGAGGAAGAAATATCAAGGGGAAAATATACTCTATCCAGCTTTGAATCTGATAAGGAGAGTGAAAACATTCTCAAACTTGAGAACGAGACTATAAAACCTAATGGAGAAACTGATGATGAATCTCATAGTGGAACAATGACATCATTATCTAACTCAATAGAAAAGAAGTCCAAAAAGAAAAGTAAGATCAAGCGTCTTTTTTCTTCATGCAGTTGCATTGCATTCTGA
- the LOC127121524 gene encoding serine/threonine-protein kinase STY17 isoform X1: MLLYQMSLAYSSKNVENRSSDSIVSDGFVFDIDPNLLMDSDKLVIDEIIGEGSDSIVYRGWYEDQPVAIKAIQPERTKDVPPESKLKFEREVKLLSKIQHTNVVKFIGAIVEPSMMIITELLEGGSLQKTMKNIYPITFSLEQCLSYALDISQAMEYLHSNGIIHRDLKPGNLLLTKDKSNIKVADFGVARENICDEMTSEAGTYRYMAPEILSKDPLPKGAKKSYDHKADVYSFAMVLWSMIKNQTPFKDRKDFMAAYATVNNMRPSLDDFPEVITPLVQSCWIEDPKLRPEFKEITGMLIRILHDIYTEKINALANLKRFDEGINKSDEEISKAQHTPTSSVESTKENENISKNESETIKLNGETDGDSQKKSKKKNKIKRFFSFFCSCISF; encoded by the exons ATGTTACTTTACCAAATGTCACTCGCCTACTCCTCCAAGAATGTCGAAAACAGGTCGAGTGATAGTATTGTTTCTGATGGTTTTGTCTTTGATATTGATCCTAATTTGTTGATGGATTCTGATAAATTAGTCATTGATGAGATCATCGGAGAAGGCTCAGATTCCATTGTATACCGAGGATG GTATGAAGATCAACCGGTGGCCATTAAAGCTATACAGCCGGAGAGAACAAAGGATGTTCCGCCGGAGTCTAAGCTCAAATTCGAGAGGGAGGTAAAGCTTTTATCTAAGATTCAACATACAAATGTTGTTAAG TTTATTGGAGCCATTGTAGAACCATCAATGATGATAATCACAGAACTACTAGAAGGTGGTTCGCTTCAGAAAACCATGAAAAACATCTATCCAATAACCTTTTCATTGGAACAATGTTTGAGTTATGCTCTTGATATTTCACAAGCTATGGAGTATTTGCATTCAAACGGCATCATTCACCGTGATCTCAAGCCTG GTAATTTACTTCTTACAAAAGATAAGAGTAATATTAAAGTCGCTGATTTTGGAGTAGCTAGAGAGAATATATGTGATGAAATGACTTCTGAAGCTGGTACATATAGATATATGGCTCCTGAG ATTTTAAGCAAAGATCCACTTCCAAAGGGAGCAAAGAAAAGCTATGATCACAAAGCAGATGTGTACAGTTTTGCAATGGTTCTTTGGTCTATGATCAAAAATCAAACTCCATTTAAAGATAGAAAAGATTTCATGGCTGCATATGCTACCGTAAAC AATATGAGGCCAAGTTTGGATGATTTTCCTGAAGTAATAACTCCCTTGGTGCAATCTTGTTGGATTGAAGATCCAAAACTCAGACCAGAATTCAAGGAAATCACTGGAATGCTGATAAGGATTCTTCATGATATTTACACAGAAAAGATTAATGCACTTGCAAACTTAAAAAGGTTCGATGAAGGTATTAACAAAAGTGATGAAGAAATATCAAAGGCACAACATACTCCAACGTCTAGCGTTGAATCAACTAAGGAGAACGAAAACATCTCAAAAAATGAGAGTGAGACTATAAAACTTAATGGAGAAACAGATGGTGATTCTCAGAAgaaatcaaaaaagaaaaataagatcaaacgctttttttcttttttctgtAGTTGCATTTCCTTTTGA
- the LOC127121524 gene encoding serine/threonine-protein kinase STY17 isoform X2: MLLYQMSLAYSSKNVENRSSDSIVSDGFVFDIDPNLLMDSDKLVIDEIIGEGSDSIVYRGWYEDQPVAIKAIQPERTKDVPPESKLKFEREFIGAIVEPSMMIITELLEGGSLQKTMKNIYPITFSLEQCLSYALDISQAMEYLHSNGIIHRDLKPGNLLLTKDKSNIKVADFGVARENICDEMTSEAGTYRYMAPEILSKDPLPKGAKKSYDHKADVYSFAMVLWSMIKNQTPFKDRKDFMAAYATVNNMRPSLDDFPEVITPLVQSCWIEDPKLRPEFKEITGMLIRILHDIYTEKINALANLKRFDEGINKSDEEISKAQHTPTSSVESTKENENISKNESETIKLNGETDGDSQKKSKKKNKIKRFFSFFCSCISF; the protein is encoded by the exons ATGTTACTTTACCAAATGTCACTCGCCTACTCCTCCAAGAATGTCGAAAACAGGTCGAGTGATAGTATTGTTTCTGATGGTTTTGTCTTTGATATTGATCCTAATTTGTTGATGGATTCTGATAAATTAGTCATTGATGAGATCATCGGAGAAGGCTCAGATTCCATTGTATACCGAGGATG GTATGAAGATCAACCGGTGGCCATTAAAGCTATACAGCCGGAGAGAACAAAGGATGTTCCGCCGGAGTCTAAGCTCAAATTCGAGAGGGAG TTTATTGGAGCCATTGTAGAACCATCAATGATGATAATCACAGAACTACTAGAAGGTGGTTCGCTTCAGAAAACCATGAAAAACATCTATCCAATAACCTTTTCATTGGAACAATGTTTGAGTTATGCTCTTGATATTTCACAAGCTATGGAGTATTTGCATTCAAACGGCATCATTCACCGTGATCTCAAGCCTG GTAATTTACTTCTTACAAAAGATAAGAGTAATATTAAAGTCGCTGATTTTGGAGTAGCTAGAGAGAATATATGTGATGAAATGACTTCTGAAGCTGGTACATATAGATATATGGCTCCTGAG ATTTTAAGCAAAGATCCACTTCCAAAGGGAGCAAAGAAAAGCTATGATCACAAAGCAGATGTGTACAGTTTTGCAATGGTTCTTTGGTCTATGATCAAAAATCAAACTCCATTTAAAGATAGAAAAGATTTCATGGCTGCATATGCTACCGTAAAC AATATGAGGCCAAGTTTGGATGATTTTCCTGAAGTAATAACTCCCTTGGTGCAATCTTGTTGGATTGAAGATCCAAAACTCAGACCAGAATTCAAGGAAATCACTGGAATGCTGATAAGGATTCTTCATGATATTTACACAGAAAAGATTAATGCACTTGCAAACTTAAAAAGGTTCGATGAAGGTATTAACAAAAGTGATGAAGAAATATCAAAGGCACAACATACTCCAACGTCTAGCGTTGAATCAACTAAGGAGAACGAAAACATCTCAAAAAATGAGAGTGAGACTATAAAACTTAATGGAGAAACAGATGGTGATTCTCAGAAgaaatcaaaaaagaaaaataagatcaaacgctttttttcttttttctgtAGTTGCATTTCCTTTTGA